The genome window AGTACCAGTATTCCCTTTTCATAAATTCCCATCTTTTACTCCTAAACTTGGGCCAGAAATGCGTTCTATTGGAGAAGTGATGGTTCAAGCAAATACTTTAGGTGAATTATATGCTAAAGGCTTTATTGCCGCCGGATATAATTTAAATTTAAGCGGAGAAATTTTAAATTGCACAAAAGATATTTATTTTAAAGTTCTTGAAAACGAACTCGCTATTAATACAAAATTTACCTCAAAAATAATTCATTTAAATAAAAATTCTGATAAAAATAATGTAATAGAAATGATAAAAAATAACAAGATAGCTATTCTTCTAATTTCACTAAAAGATAGTGAAAATTTAGATCTTGAATTCATTCCCCAATTATTAAAAGTTGCAGTTCAATATAAAGTTCCAATTGCTTCAACTACTCGTTCAACTTATTCAGCTCTAAAAGCTTTATTATTTTTAAATGAGGGAATGTAACATGAATCTTAAAGGAAGATCATTAAATAATCTGTTTGATTTAAATATTGATGAGTTTAATTATATTTTGAATTTAGCCCATCAGGTAAAGAAAGAAAAGAAAAGTAATATTTTTCCGAAAAGACTGCAAAATAAAAATATTGCTTTAATATTTGAAAAGCCAAGCACCAGAACCCGTTGTTCCTTTATTGTAGCTGCGCATGATGAGGGTGCGCATGCAGAATCACTATCTGGCAGAGATATCCATTTAGGTGAAAAAGAAAGTATTGAAGATACAGCTAGAGTTCTAGGAAGATTGTTTGATGGGATTATGTTCAGGGGATTTAAGCATAAAACTCTTGAAATGTTAATTAATTATGCAAATGTTCCAGTGTGGAATGCCTTAACAGATATTCATCACCCGACTCAAGCAATTGCAGATATTATGACATGCCAAGAATATTTAGGTAAATTAAATGGAAAAAAAATTGTTTATTTAGGAAATGGGAATAACAACGTAACTCATTCACTTTTAATTGCAAGCAGTATAATGGGAATGGAGATTGTTATTAGTTGTCCAGAAAGGTACTATCCAGATCAAAGCATAGTACAGCAATGCATTAAGCTTAGTAAAAACTCCAAAGCTAAGATTTCTATTTTAAATAATCCCATTGAAGCAGTAAAAAATGCTGATTGTATTTATACTGATGTTTGGATCTCAATGGGTGAAGAAAAAAACAGTAATAATGAAGAGAAATGCAAAGAACTTTTACCTTATCAAGTAAACAAAAAAATAATGTCAGCTACAAAAAACTCAGAATGTTTTGTCCTTCATTGTTTACCAGCATATAAAAACTTGGAAATAACTAGCGATATATTTGAAGAAAACAATAAATTTATTTTTGATTTAGCTGAAAATAGAATGCATAGCATTAAGGCTGTAATGCTTGCTACTTTAATCAATTAATTTTTTATTGGAACAAACCACCTATCATTTCTAAAGCCAGGAATAATAGTTCCTGGTTGATCATATGTAGAGTATGCAATGCTAAAAGCTCTACCATAGATTCTGTCTTGATCCATAAAGCCCCAAAATCTACCATCCGCAGAATTATCTCGATTGTCGCCGATAACAAGTAATTTCCCTTCTGGAACAACCCAAACTTGAGTTTCTGTATCTGTTAAACTATTCGATTTTCTTTTCAAAATATAATGCGGTTCTTTGCTAAAGCCTGATTCAAGAAATAAGTTATACTCATCACCAGTCTCCCCACCTCCAAGATTTTCCATAATGGCTCTATTCGTCTGAAATTCTTGCTTGGCAAGAACACCATTTATTGTTAATATTCCATTCGTAAAGGAAACTTTATCTCCAGGTATTCCAACAACTCTTTTAATTAAAGTCAAACTATTTTCTGATTCTGGTCCTTGAAAGACCACTATATCTCCTCTTTCTGGTTGAGACCAACTATAGATTCGGGTTTGCATAAATGGCAACATGATTCCATATGATAATTTATTTACTATGACATGATCCCCAATTTTCAAAGTTGGTAATAAAGAACCAGTTGGAATAACATACCAATTTAAGAAGGTAGATCGAAAAATGAAAATAACTGATATAATCGTTATAATTGATTGGAGTTCCTGAATTAGCTTACCTTTGTTCATATAATCTAAAACCTCATTTACAAGAGTCAAACAGGGTATATCATACACTGACACAATTGCGAGTATATGTAAAAGGAGTTGTATTTTGAAATTATTTAAGCATATAGCAAGCGGAGTTGATAAGTTCATACATGCTGGCAATTTAAAGTACGATTTAAACTCTATCCTTTCCAGTGCCAATCCAGACGTTTCATTAGAAGAGAGAATTCTTTGGATTCAAAAGCTAAT of Pigmentibacter sp. JX0631 contains these proteins:
- the lepB gene encoding signal peptidase I, with the protein product MNKGKLIQELQSIITIISVIFIFRSTFLNWYVIPTGSLLPTLKIGDHVIVNKLSYGIMLPFMQTRIYSWSQPERGDIVVFQGPESENSLTLIKRVVGIPGDKVSFTNGILTINGVLAKQEFQTNRAIMENLGGGETGDEYNLFLESGFSKEPHYILKRKSNSLTDTETQVWVVPEGKLLVIGDNRDNSADGRFWGFMDQDRIYGRAFSIAYSTYDQPGTIIPGFRNDRWFVPIKN
- the argF gene encoding ornithine carbamoyltransferase, translated to MNLKGRSLNNLFDLNIDEFNYILNLAHQVKKEKKSNIFPKRLQNKNIALIFEKPSTRTRCSFIVAAHDEGAHAESLSGRDIHLGEKESIEDTARVLGRLFDGIMFRGFKHKTLEMLINYANVPVWNALTDIHHPTQAIADIMTCQEYLGKLNGKKIVYLGNGNNNVTHSLLIASSIMGMEIVISCPERYYPDQSIVQQCIKLSKNSKAKISILNNPIEAVKNADCIYTDVWISMGEEKNSNNEEKCKELLPYQVNKKIMSATKNSECFVLHCLPAYKNLEITSDIFEENNKFIFDLAENRMHSIKAVMLATLIN